Proteins encoded within one genomic window of Nonomuraea gerenzanensis:
- the pip gene encoding prolyl aminopeptidase: MRTLYPPIEPYDSGLLDVGDGNQIYYEVCGNPDGKPAVMIHGGPGGGCSAKHRRQWNPELYRIVLFDQRNCGRSLPHAADPATDLSANTTWHLVADMEKLREHLGIERWQVFGGSWGSALALAYAQTHPDRTSEIVLRGIFMLRPKELRWFYQEGASYLFPDLWERYLAPIPEEERADLIAAFGRRLEGADDEERLAAAKAWSGWEGGTVTLLPDPALVEEFSEDKYAVCFARIENHYFRHGGWFEPADQLLTNVDRIRHIPAVIVQGRYDSCTPMTTAWELHKAWPEAEFHVIPDAGHAYSEPGTLDRLIEATDRFGASATG, translated from the coding sequence ATGAGAACCCTGTACCCGCCCATCGAGCCGTACGACTCGGGCCTGCTCGACGTCGGCGACGGCAACCAGATCTACTACGAGGTCTGCGGCAACCCCGACGGCAAGCCCGCCGTCATGATCCACGGCGGCCCCGGAGGCGGGTGCAGCGCCAAGCACCGCCGTCAGTGGAACCCCGAGCTGTACCGGATCGTCCTGTTCGACCAGCGCAACTGCGGGCGGAGCCTGCCGCACGCCGCCGACCCCGCCACCGACCTGTCCGCCAACACCACGTGGCATCTGGTCGCCGACATGGAGAAGCTGCGCGAGCACCTGGGCATCGAGCGGTGGCAGGTGTTCGGGGGGTCGTGGGGCAGCGCGCTGGCGCTGGCGTACGCGCAGACGCATCCCGACAGGACGAGCGAGATCGTGCTGCGCGGGATCTTCATGCTGCGGCCCAAGGAGCTGCGCTGGTTCTACCAGGAGGGCGCCTCCTACCTGTTCCCCGATCTGTGGGAGCGCTACCTCGCACCGATCCCGGAGGAGGAGCGCGCGGACCTGATCGCGGCGTTCGGCAGGAGGCTGGAGGGGGCCGACGACGAGGAGCGGCTGGCGGCGGCCAAGGCGTGGTCCGGGTGGGAGGGGGGCACGGTCACGCTGCTGCCCGATCCGGCGCTGGTGGAGGAGTTCAGTGAGGACAAGTACGCCGTCTGCTTCGCCAGGATCGAGAACCACTACTTCCGGCACGGCGGCTGGTTCGAGCCGGCCGACCAGCTCCTCACGAACGTGGACAGGATCCGGCACATCCCGGCCGTGATCGTGCAGGGCCGCTACGACTCCTGCACGCCCATGACCACGGCCTGGGAGCTGCACAAAGCGTGGCCCGAGGCCGAGTTCCACGTGATCCCCGACGCCGGGCACGCCTACTCGGAGCCGGGCACCCTGGATCGGCTCATCGAGGCGACAGACCGGTTCGGGGCCTCCGCGACGGGCTGA
- the mscL gene encoding large conductance mechanosensitive channel protein MscL: MGGFKQFLLRGNIVELAVAVIIGATFSGLIQAFVRDLITPLIGAVTGGRQPNFAEYSFTVNGSEFKYGDFLNHLITFLIISAIVYWLVVAPMTRLLSLLDRNKSATTKQCPECLSDIPTEARRCMYCTVELVPDSEKPRT, from the coding sequence ATGGGCGGTTTCAAACAGTTCTTACTCCGTGGCAACATCGTCGAACTCGCCGTCGCCGTGATCATCGGCGCCACGTTCAGCGGCCTCATCCAAGCCTTCGTACGCGACCTGATCACCCCGCTGATCGGCGCGGTGACCGGCGGCCGGCAGCCGAACTTCGCCGAGTACTCCTTCACCGTCAACGGCAGCGAGTTCAAGTACGGCGACTTCCTCAACCACCTGATCACCTTCCTGATCATCTCGGCCATCGTCTACTGGCTGGTCGTGGCCCCGATGACCCGGCTGCTCAGCCTCCTCGACCGGAACAAGTCGGCCACCACCAAGCAGTGCCCCGAGTGCCTGTCCGACATCCCGACGGAGGCGCGCCGGTGCATGTACTGCACGGTCGAGCTGGTGCCGGATTCGGAAAAACCCAGGACGTGA
- a CDS encoding DUF397 domain-containing protein, translated as MQDGRPAWRKSTFCNNVNCVEVRLENSGTVAVRDNKNPHGPLLRFAPEEWTDFIDGIKSAV; from the coding sequence ATGCAAGACGGTCGTCCGGCGTGGCGAAAATCCACGTTCTGCAACAACGTCAACTGCGTCGAGGTCCGGCTGGAAAATTCCGGCACCGTGGCGGTGCGCGACAACAAGAACCCACACGGTCCCCTGCTCCGCTTCGCACCTGAGGAGTGGACGGACTTCATCGACGGCATCAAGTCAGCCGTCTAG
- a CDS encoding helix-turn-helix domain-containing protein: MDDARMANPTLRQRQLAKRLRELRHDSGLSIAEVAHRLLCSPAKISRIETAQRRVSLRDVRDLGRLYGVPDPTELMALAKDARQQSWWQEPEEVDFRPLTGLENEAVAITEYETTTIPGLLQTEDYARAVISGVVPDISPEALGERVDKRMRRQDVLRKATPPRYWVLLDESALHRHIGGPAVMAGQLGHLHELARLPHVQVQVIPYTVGAHVGLDSAFMLLEFDEPAGLPDTVYLDTLAGQIFQEKPGQLRYFRELLNHLRSVALGPSESAGRILQRQAKFAELAH, translated from the coding sequence ATGGACGACGCGCGAATGGCGAATCCCACCCTCCGCCAGCGTCAGCTGGCGAAAAGACTCCGCGAGCTCCGACATGACAGCGGCCTGAGCATCGCCGAAGTGGCCCACCGGCTGCTGTGCTCACCGGCCAAGATCAGCCGAATAGAAACCGCACAACGCCGGGTCAGCCTGCGCGACGTACGCGACCTGGGCCGGCTCTACGGCGTGCCCGATCCGACGGAATTGATGGCGCTGGCCAAGGACGCCAGACAGCAGAGCTGGTGGCAGGAGCCGGAAGAAGTGGATTTCCGCCCGCTCACCGGCCTGGAGAACGAAGCGGTCGCCATAACCGAATACGAGACGACCACCATCCCCGGATTGTTGCAGACCGAGGATTACGCCCGCGCCGTCATCAGCGGCGTCGTCCCCGATATCAGCCCGGAGGCCCTCGGGGAGCGGGTGGACAAACGGATGCGGCGCCAGGACGTGCTGCGCAAGGCCACGCCGCCGCGTTATTGGGTGCTGCTCGACGAATCCGCGCTGCACCGGCACATCGGCGGCCCGGCGGTGATGGCGGGGCAGCTCGGCCACCTGCATGAGCTGGCTCGGCTACCGCATGTCCAGGTGCAGGTCATCCCCTATACCGTCGGCGCGCACGTCGGCCTCGACAGCGCATTCATGCTGCTCGAGTTCGACGAGCCGGCGGGGCTGCCCGACACCGTTTACCTGGATACGCTGGCCGGTCAGATCTTTCAGGAGAAGCCCGGGCAGTTGCGCTACTTCAGGGAGTTGCTCAATCATCTGCGATCCGTGGCACTGGGGCCGAGCGAGTCGGCGGGGCGTATCCTGCAAAGGCAGGCGAAGTTCGCCGAGCTGGCACATTGA
- the glgX gene encoding glycogen debranching protein GlgX, which translates to MIEIWPGDPYPLGATYDGAGTNFSLYTEVADKVELCLFDEDNVESRVPLSEVDGFIWHGYLPGIGPGQRYGYRVHGPYDPARGMRCNPSKLLLDPYAMAIEGGVNWNEAVYGYRFGSPDIKNDRDSAPYVPRSVVINPFFGWGHDRPPATPYHDTVIYEAHVRGLTISHPKIPKHLRGTYAALGHPEILDHLTKLGVTALELMPVHQFVTDHILEQRGLSNYWGYNSIGFFAPHNRYSSQGQRGGQVLEFKAMVRSLHEAGIEVILDVVYNHTAEGNHLGPTLGFRGIDNLNYYRLVENDRRYYVDTTGTGNSLLMRSPHVLQMIMDSLRYWVIEMHVDGFRFDLASTLARELHEVDRLSAFFDLVQQDPVLSQVKLIAEPWDVGPGGYQVGNFPSRWTEWNGRYRDTIRDLWRGQAATLPEFGSRFTGSSDLYKDDSRRPAASINFVTCHDGFTLQDLVSYNNKHNEANKEGNRDGTDDNRSWNCGEEGPAGIAVESLREQQKRNFLTTLFLSQGVPMLSHGDELGRTQRGNNNGYCQDNELTWVDWSDVRENWLLLEFTQSLAELRKKHPVFRRRRFFYGKPVRGLRDIAWLTPAGEEMNDGDWHVGYAKSLAVFLNGDAITEPDRRGRPIRDDSFLLLFNAHYDTIKFTIPKDYGEMWHTEIDTAMPIRLDARMVKAGDAIAVPGRSVRVLRRV; encoded by the coding sequence ATGATCGAGATCTGGCCGGGAGACCCCTATCCGCTCGGGGCGACCTACGACGGTGCCGGCACCAACTTCTCGCTCTACACCGAGGTCGCCGACAAGGTGGAGCTGTGCCTGTTCGACGAGGACAACGTCGAGTCACGGGTGCCGCTCAGCGAGGTGGACGGGTTCATCTGGCACGGCTACCTGCCCGGCATCGGGCCCGGGCAGCGGTACGGCTACCGCGTCCACGGCCCGTACGACCCGGCGCGCGGTATGCGGTGCAACCCGAGCAAGCTGCTGCTCGACCCGTACGCCATGGCCATCGAGGGCGGCGTGAACTGGAACGAGGCGGTCTACGGCTACCGGTTCGGCTCGCCGGACATCAAGAACGATCGTGACTCGGCCCCTTACGTGCCGCGCTCCGTGGTGATCAACCCGTTCTTCGGCTGGGGGCACGACCGGCCGCCCGCGACCCCGTACCACGACACCGTGATCTACGAGGCGCATGTGCGTGGGCTCACGATCAGCCACCCCAAGATCCCCAAGCACCTGCGCGGCACGTACGCGGCGCTCGGCCACCCCGAGATCCTCGACCATCTCACCAAGCTCGGCGTGACGGCGCTGGAGCTGATGCCGGTCCACCAGTTCGTCACCGATCACATCCTGGAGCAGCGCGGGCTGTCGAACTACTGGGGCTACAACTCGATCGGCTTCTTCGCGCCGCACAACCGCTACTCCAGCCAGGGGCAGCGCGGGGGGCAGGTGCTGGAGTTCAAGGCGATGGTGCGCTCGCTGCACGAAGCGGGCATCGAGGTCATTCTCGACGTCGTCTACAACCACACCGCCGAGGGCAACCACCTGGGGCCCACGCTGGGGTTCCGGGGGATCGACAACCTCAACTACTACCGCCTGGTCGAGAACGACAGGCGGTACTACGTGGACACCACGGGCACCGGCAACAGCCTGCTCATGCGCTCGCCGCACGTCCTGCAGATGATCATGGACTCGCTCCGCTACTGGGTCATCGAGATGCACGTCGACGGGTTCAGGTTCGACCTGGCCTCGACGCTGGCGCGGGAGTTGCACGAGGTGGACCGGCTGAGCGCGTTCTTCGACCTGGTGCAGCAGGACCCGGTGTTGTCGCAGGTCAAGCTCATCGCCGAGCCGTGGGACGTGGGGCCCGGCGGATATCAGGTGGGCAACTTCCCGTCCCGCTGGACCGAGTGGAACGGGCGTTACCGCGACACGATCCGCGACCTGTGGCGCGGGCAGGCGGCCACGCTGCCGGAGTTCGGCTCCCGGTTCACCGGGTCCAGCGACCTGTACAAGGACGACAGCCGCCGCCCCGCCGCCTCGATCAACTTCGTGACCTGCCACGACGGCTTCACCCTGCAGGACCTCGTCTCGTACAACAACAAGCACAACGAGGCGAACAAGGAGGGCAACCGCGACGGCACCGACGACAACAGGTCCTGGAACTGCGGCGAGGAAGGCCCGGCGGGGATCGCCGTCGAGTCGCTGCGCGAGCAGCAGAAACGCAACTTCCTCACCACGCTGTTCCTCTCGCAGGGCGTGCCGATGCTCTCGCACGGCGACGAGCTGGGCCGCACCCAGCGCGGCAACAACAACGGCTACTGCCAGGACAACGAGCTGACCTGGGTCGACTGGTCGGACGTGCGCGAGAACTGGCTGCTCCTCGAGTTCACCCAGAGCCTGGCCGAGCTGCGCAAGAAACACCCGGTGTTCCGGCGCCGCCGCTTCTTCTACGGCAAGCCCGTACGCGGGCTGCGCGACATCGCCTGGCTCACCCCCGCGGGAGAGGAGATGAACGACGGCGACTGGCACGTCGGCTACGCCAAGTCCCTGGCCGTCTTCCTGAACGGCGACGCCATCACCGAGCCCGACCGGCGCGGCCGGCCGATCAGGGACGACTCGTTCCTGCTGCTGTTCAACGCCCACTACGACACGATCAAGTTCACGATCCCCAAGGACTATGGCGAGATGTGGCATACGGAGATCGACACGGCCATGCCGATCAGGCTGGACGCCCGGATGGTGAAGGCAGGCGACGCGATCGCGGTGCCGGGCCGCAGCGTGCGGGTGCTCCGCCGTGTCTAG
- the treY gene encoding malto-oligosyltrehalose synthase translates to MSTYRVQLTPDFGFAQVAEIAGYLRDLGVSHVYLSPILQSTPESRHGYDVTDHSRIRDEFGGATGFREMAQQLAAQDLGIVVDIVPNHMNTVNAQFWSVLKDGPASPYASWFDIDWVDGKVALPVLGDDTPPVVDGDVLRYHEHAFPYPGHYRLVDWREGPGYRRFFDVSSLIGLRVEDPAVLFATHEVIFWLLDEGLVDGLRVDHPDGLADPRRYLERLRARAGSAWTVVEKILIGPERLPADWACDGTTGYDVLNRVNGLFVDPAGKEPLIRLFAELTGQPADYRPVMAQAKHEVLDLFFGAEVNRLARAASCDPAAVRELLAAMPVYRAYVVPGEPPPASAVDTVELAAASCSPAVRPLVQEVLYGSAEAIVRFQQACGPVMAKGVEDTALYRWFPLACLNEVGGEPDVFGVSVAEFHEFCAELPPYTMTTLSTHDTKRSEDVRARLSVLSELPGEWAAAVAEWSAQVSFDPHLDYLAWQNLMAAWPISAERFTDYLLKAAREAKTAISWVNPDPDYERRLRAFAEAAVRLPIGGFTERIDPYAMSNSLGAKLVQLMMPGVPDVYQGNETTDFSLVDPDNRRPVTYPRKPDTSWDSAKLLVTTQALRLRRRLGGAAAYLPLHAEGARADHVIAFARAATGPDLGFGPWSEGEAGVGAWGEPGVGEGGAWGRGDVDAGTRGDLGPDGGSGWGVGSASDVGSGVGSGGGSGVGSGAGAGGNSEVDGGSGARARAEDDGTAQGDARSDGAQALGDAGHRVQASDEHEVQAGTERDVQAGTERDVQAGTERDVQAGTERDVQAGTERDVQAGTEHRTWAATENRAQAAVEHRLRTPAEERISPITEERARAVGEAGVRPRAVVVATRLPVRLAASGGWGGTTLTLPAGTWRDLLTGGLFTGRIPLAHLLGQYPVSLLERHDL, encoded by the coding sequence GTGTCCACCTACCGGGTGCAGCTCACCCCCGACTTCGGCTTCGCCCAGGTGGCCGAGATCGCCGGCTACCTGCGCGACCTCGGCGTGAGCCACGTCTACCTCTCACCCATCCTGCAGTCCACGCCCGAGTCGCGGCACGGCTACGACGTCACCGACCACTCCAGGATCAGGGACGAGTTCGGCGGCGCCACCGGCTTCAGGGAGATGGCACAGCAGCTGGCCGCCCAGGACCTGGGCATCGTGGTCGACATCGTGCCGAACCACATGAACACCGTGAACGCCCAGTTCTGGTCGGTGCTGAAGGACGGGCCCGCCTCGCCGTACGCCTCCTGGTTCGACATCGACTGGGTGGACGGCAAGGTCGCGCTGCCCGTGCTCGGCGACGACACTCCGCCGGTCGTGGACGGCGACGTGCTGCGCTACCACGAGCACGCCTTCCCCTACCCCGGCCACTACCGGCTCGTCGACTGGCGCGAGGGGCCCGGATACCGGCGCTTCTTCGACGTGTCGTCGCTGATCGGGCTGCGCGTCGAGGATCCCGCCGTGCTCTTCGCCACGCACGAGGTGATCTTCTGGCTGCTCGACGAGGGGCTCGTGGACGGGCTGCGCGTCGATCACCCCGACGGCCTCGCCGACCCGCGCCGTTACCTCGAACGCCTGCGCGCCCGCGCCGGCAGCGCCTGGACCGTCGTGGAGAAGATCCTCATCGGCCCCGAGCGGCTGCCCGCCGACTGGGCCTGCGACGGCACCACCGGCTACGACGTACTGAACCGCGTCAACGGTCTCTTCGTCGACCCCGCCGGCAAGGAGCCGCTCATCCGGCTGTTCGCCGAGCTGACCGGGCAGCCCGCCGACTACCGGCCGGTCATGGCGCAGGCCAAGCACGAAGTCCTCGACCTGTTCTTCGGCGCCGAGGTGAACCGCCTGGCCAGGGCCGCCTCCTGCGACCCCGCCGCCGTCCGCGAGCTGCTCGCCGCCATGCCGGTCTACCGCGCGTACGTGGTGCCGGGCGAGCCCCCGCCGGCCTCGGCCGTCGACACCGTCGAGCTGGCCGCCGCCTCCTGCTCACCCGCCGTCCGCCCGCTGGTGCAGGAGGTCCTGTACGGCTCCGCCGAGGCGATCGTGCGTTTCCAGCAGGCGTGCGGGCCCGTCATGGCCAAGGGCGTGGAGGACACGGCGCTCTACCGGTGGTTCCCGCTGGCCTGCCTGAACGAGGTCGGCGGCGAGCCGGACGTGTTCGGCGTGTCGGTGGCGGAGTTCCACGAGTTCTGCGCGGAGCTGCCCCCCTACACCATGACCACGCTGTCCACCCACGACACCAAGCGGTCGGAGGACGTGCGTGCCCGGCTGTCGGTGCTCTCGGAGCTGCCCGGCGAGTGGGCGGCGGCCGTGGCCGAGTGGTCGGCGCAGGTCAGCTTCGACCCGCACCTCGACTACCTGGCCTGGCAGAACCTCATGGCCGCCTGGCCCATCTCCGCCGAACGCTTCACCGACTACCTGCTCAAGGCCGCCCGCGAAGCCAAGACCGCCATCTCCTGGGTGAACCCGGACCCCGACTACGAACGCCGCCTGCGCGCCTTCGCCGAGGCCGCTGTCCGCCTCCCGATCGGCGGCTTCACCGAGCGCATCGACCCGTACGCCATGTCCAACTCCCTGGGAGCCAAGCTGGTGCAGCTCATGATGCCGGGGGTGCCGGACGTGTACCAGGGTAACGAGACGACCGACTTCTCCCTGGTCGATCCGGATAACCGGCGGCCGGTGACGTACCCACGCAAGCCCGACACCTCGTGGGACTCGGCCAAGCTCCTGGTCACCACCCAGGCTCTGCGGTTGCGGCGGCGGCTGGGGGGTGCGGCTGCGTACCTGCCGCTGCACGCGGAAGGGGCGCGGGCGGACCACGTGATCGCCTTCGCCCGCGCCGCCACTGGGCCTGACCTTGGTTTCGGGCCTTGGTCGGAGGGCGAGGCCGGTGTCGGCGCCTGGGGGGAGCCTGGTGTGGGGGAGGGGGGCGCGTGGGGACGCGGTGATGTGGACGCGGGCACGCGCGGCGACTTGGGCCCGGACGGGGGCTCGGGTTGGGGCGTGGGCTCGGCTTCGGACGTGGGCTCAGGTGTGGGCTCAGGTGGGGGCTCGGGTGTGGGCTCGGGCGCCGGTGCGGGCGGGAATTCGGAGGTGGACGGGGGGTCCGGGGCTCGGGCGCGGGCAGAGGACGATGGCACGGCGCAGGGTGACGCGCGATCGGACGGCGCGCAGGCGCTGGGCGACGCGGGACACCGAGTCCAGGCTTCTGACGAGCATGAAGTTCAGGCCGGAACCGAGCGCGACGTCCAGGCCGGAACCGAGCGCGACGTCCAGGCCGGAACCGAGCGCGACGTCCAGGCCGGAACCGAGCGCGACGTCCAGGCCGGAACCGAGCGCGACGTCCAGGCCGGAACCGAGCACAGAACCTGGGCCGCCACCGAGAACAGAGCCCAGGCTGCCGTCGAGCACCGCTTGCGGACCCCCGCAGAGGAGCGCATATCACCCATCACCGAGGAACGGGCCCGAGCCGTCGGCGAGGCCGGGGTGCGGCCGCGTGCGGTCGTGGTCGCGACCCGCCTCCCCGTGCGCCTGGCCGCCTCAGGCGGATGGGGCGGCACCACCTTGACGTTGCCCGCGGGCACCTGGCGCGACCTGCTCACCGGCGGCCTGTTCACCGGACGCATCCCGCTCGCGCACCTGCTCGGTCAGTATCCGGTCTCACTCCTGGAGAGACATGATCTTTGA